The genomic window GGAAAAAGATCCATTTTAATGAATCACACGTAGAGATATTGCTAGCACACAAAAAGTTAATGGTATTTCATAACTAATGGATTGAGCAGCAGCTCGTAGACCGCCTGAAAAAGAATATTTATTATTTGAGCTATACCCTGCCATAAGAAGACCAATAGGAGCTATACTTGAAATGGCAATCCATAAAAAAACACCAATACTAAGATCGGCTAAAACAAAATGATATCCCAAAGGGATAACTAAAAAACTTAATAAAACTGATATGACTGCTATAGAGGGTCCAATGCTAAATAAAGAAATATCTCCTCGGGATGGCAGAATATCTTCTTTAAAAAGTAGCTTAGTCCCCTCTGCTATAGCTTGAAGCAGGCCCAGGGGGCCAGCATATTCAGGACCAATACGTTGTTGTATCGACGCAGATATTTCTCTTTCTAACCACACAATTACGAGTACCTCTATTGTTATTCCCAAAAGGAGGATCAAAATGGGTAGAATCGATATCAGTCCATAGACTTCTTTTAATAATTCCAATTTCCAAAAAGAATTGATAGTTTCTACCTCTACCCTATCTATTATCATTTCAACGATCAACTTCCCCCATAATGATATCTATATACC from Triticum aestivum cultivar Chinese Spring chromosome 3B, IWGSC CS RefSeq v2.1, whole genome shotgun sequence includes these protein-coding regions:
- the LOC123069410 gene encoding NAD(P)H-quinone oxidoreductase subunit 1, chloroplastic-like; this encodes MIIDRVEVETINSFWKLELLKEVYGLISILPILILLLGITIEVLVIVWLEREISASIQQRIGPEYAGPLGLLQAIAEGTKLLFKEDILPSRGDISLFSIGPSIAVISVLLSFLVIPLGYHFVLADLSIGVFLWIAISSIAPIGLLMAGYSSNNKYSFSGGLRAAAQSISYEIPLTFCVLAISLLSNSSSTVDIVEAQSKYGFFGWNIWRQPIGFLVFLISSLAECERLPFDLPEAEEELVAGYQTEYSGIKYGLFYLVSYLNLLVSSLFVAVLYLGGWNLSIPYISFFDFFQMNKAVGILEMTMGIFITLTKAYLFLFISITIRWTLPRMRIDQLLNLGWKFLLPISLGNLLLTTSSQLVSL